The following proteins are encoded in a genomic region of Sphingopyxis sp. YF1:
- a CDS encoding amidase — MQKISLLAAAALLDLAPAQAMPPPLPPVEGKDAATLQAEMVRDEISSDVITSAYLERIRTLDDAGPQLHAVIATFPAATSDAHRTDLERRAGRPRGPLHGIPVLLKDNIEAAGPLPTTAGSLALKENVTNRDASIVARLRDAGAVILGKTNLSEWANIRSNHSTSGWSAIGGLTKNPHALDRNACGSSSGSAAAVAASLAPLAIGTETDGSITCPAGLNGIVGFKPSVGLVSRTHIVPISHSQDTAGPMTLSVHDAAAVMNVIAGSDPADPATAEADARKADYVAALSPDALRGKRIGVLRDRIGDRADIAALFDAALKQMETLDATIVEIADSRTGLAELEDAEFEVLLTELKADMAAYLTTLPAPDGPKTLADLIAFNRANPAELEWFDQSLFELAESKGGLDSPAYIAARDTAARLAGPEGIDRLRAVHRVDLLVGVTNGPAWVSTLGKGDDYSGPSASQLPAVAGYPHLTVPMGAVGDLPVGLSIIGPKWADADVLAAGYAYEQASRKRVAPAFRVGVEP, encoded by the coding sequence ATGCAAAAAATTTCGCTGCTCGCCGCCGCCGCCCTGCTCGACCTTGCTCCGGCGCAGGCGATGCCGCCGCCACTGCCCCCCGTCGAAGGCAAGGACGCCGCGACGCTGCAGGCGGAAATGGTGCGCGACGAGATCAGCAGCGACGTCATCACATCGGCCTATCTCGAACGCATCCGCACACTCGACGATGCCGGACCGCAGCTGCATGCCGTCATCGCAACCTTTCCCGCCGCCACGAGTGATGCCCACCGGACCGACCTCGAGCGCCGGGCGGGCAGACCGCGCGGCCCGCTCCACGGCATCCCGGTCCTGCTCAAGGACAATATCGAGGCGGCAGGGCCGCTGCCGACTACCGCCGGCTCGCTGGCGCTCAAGGAGAATGTCACGAACCGCGACGCCTCCATCGTTGCGCGCCTGCGCGACGCGGGCGCGGTCATCCTCGGCAAGACCAATCTCAGCGAATGGGCGAACATCCGGTCGAACCATTCGACCAGCGGGTGGAGCGCAATCGGCGGACTGACGAAAAACCCGCACGCGCTCGACCGCAACGCATGCGGGTCGTCATCGGGCAGCGCCGCGGCGGTCGCCGCCAGCCTCGCGCCGCTCGCGATCGGTACCGAAACCGACGGCTCGATCACCTGCCCCGCCGGGCTCAACGGCATCGTCGGCTTCAAGCCGTCGGTCGGGCTGGTCAGCCGCACGCATATCGTGCCGATCAGCCACAGCCAGGACACCGCGGGACCGATGACGCTGAGCGTGCACGACGCCGCGGCGGTGATGAACGTCATCGCCGGCAGCGACCCCGCCGACCCCGCGACCGCCGAAGCCGACGCCCGCAAGGCCGACTATGTCGCGGCGCTGTCCCCCGACGCGCTCCGCGGCAAACGCATCGGCGTCCTGCGCGACCGGATCGGCGACCGTGCCGATATCGCCGCGCTGTTCGACGCCGCGCTGAAGCAGATGGAGACGCTCGACGCGACGATCGTCGAGATCGCCGACAGCCGCACCGGTCTTGCCGAACTGGAGGATGCCGAGTTCGAGGTACTGCTGACCGAACTCAAGGCCGACATGGCGGCCTATCTGACGACGCTGCCCGCGCCGGACGGGCCGAAGACGCTCGCCGACCTCATCGCCTTCAACCGCGCGAACCCCGCGGAGCTCGAATGGTTCGACCAGTCGCTGTTCGAACTCGCCGAAAGCAAGGGCGGACTCGACAGCCCCGCCTACATCGCCGCGCGCGACACCGCGGCGCGGCTCGCGGGGCCCGAGGGGATCGACCGGCTGCGCGCGGTACACCGGGTCGACCTGCTCGTCGGCGTCACCAACGGCCCGGCGTGGGTCAGCACGCTCGGCAAGGGGGATGATTACAGCGGCCCGAGCGCGAGCCAGCTTCCCGCCGTCGCCGGCTATCCGCACCTCACCGTCCCGATGGGCGCGGTCGGCGACCTGCCGGTCGGCCTGTCGATCATCGGCCCCAAATGGGCTGACGCCGACGTGCTCGCGGCAGGCTATGCCTATGAACAGGCGAGCCGCAAGCGCGTGGCGCCGGCTTTCAGGGTGGGCGTTGAACCGTAA
- a CDS encoding LL-diaminopimelate aminotransferase, translating to MSEDEFYRIKRLPPYVIAEVNAMRAAARAAGEDIIDLGMGNPDLPPPAHVIEKLCEVAMKPDAHGYSQSKGIPGLRRAQANYYARRFNVELDPETEVVVTMGSKEGLASLATAITGPGDVVLAPNPSYPIHTFGFIIAGATIRSVPTTPNEDYWRALDRAMAFTVPRPSILVVNYPSNPTAESVDLAFYERLVAWAKENKVWVLSDLAYSELYYDGNPTPSILQVPGAKDVAIEFTSMSKTYSMAGWRMGFAVGNKRLIAAMTRVKSYLDYGAFTPIQAAACAALNGPQDIVAKNRELYQKRRDVMVESFARAGWDIPSPPASMFAWAPLPPALKEMGSLEFSKQLLTHAKVAVAPGVGYGEDGEGYVRIAMVENEQRIRQAARNIRKFLQMHGVNTPSVAAGGGG from the coding sequence ATGTCCGAAGATGAATTCTATCGCATCAAGCGCCTGCCGCCCTATGTCATCGCCGAAGTCAATGCGATGCGAGCGGCCGCGCGTGCCGCGGGCGAAGACATCATCGACCTGGGGATGGGCAACCCCGACCTGCCGCCACCCGCGCACGTGATCGAGAAATTGTGCGAAGTGGCGATGAAGCCCGACGCGCACGGCTATTCGCAGTCGAAGGGCATTCCGGGACTGCGCCGCGCGCAGGCCAATTATTATGCGCGCCGCTTCAACGTCGAACTCGATCCCGAAACCGAGGTCGTGGTGACGATGGGGTCGAAGGAGGGGCTGGCCAGCCTCGCGACCGCGATCACCGGCCCCGGCGACGTTGTGCTGGCGCCGAACCCCAGCTATCCGATCCACACCTTCGGCTTCATCATCGCCGGCGCGACGATCCGCAGCGTGCCGACGACGCCGAACGAGGATTACTGGCGCGCGCTCGACCGCGCGATGGCCTTCACCGTGCCGCGCCCGTCGATCCTGGTGGTCAACTATCCGTCGAACCCGACCGCCGAATCGGTCGACCTTGCCTTCTACGAGCGGCTCGTCGCCTGGGCGAAGGAGAACAAGGTCTGGGTCCTCAGCGACCTCGCCTATTCGGAACTCTATTACGACGGCAACCCGACCCCTTCGATCCTGCAGGTGCCGGGGGCGAAGGATGTCGCGATCGAATTCACCTCGATGTCGAAAACCTATTCGATGGCGGGCTGGCGCATGGGCTTCGCGGTCGGCAACAAAAGGCTGATCGCGGCGATGACGCGCGTGAAGTCGTACCTCGATTATGGCGCCTTCACCCCGATTCAGGCGGCGGCCTGCGCCGCGCTCAATGGGCCGCAGGACATTGTCGCGAAGAATCGCGAACTCTATCAGAAGCGCCGCGACGTGATGGTCGAAAGCTTCGCCCGGGCCGGCTGGGATATCCCGAGCCCGCCCGCGTCGATGTTCGCCTGGGCGCCGCTGCCGCCCGCGCTCAAGGAGATGGGCAGCCTCGAATTTTCGAAGCAGCTCCTGACCCATGCCAAGGTCGCGGTCGCGCCGGGGGTCGGCTATGGCGAGGACGGCGAAGGCTATGTCCGCATCGCGATGGTCGAGAATGAGCAGCGCATCCGTCAGGCCGCGCGCAACATCCGAAAATTCCTGCAGATGCACGGAGTCAACACGCCGTCGGTCGCGGCCGGCGGCGGAGGATAA
- a CDS encoding DUF2721 domain-containing protein yields MSADASAIAQTIQLSVTPVFLLVATGSLLNVIAGRLARVVDRSRNLMERLPGTEGSEHERIVGELRIADRRMGIINNSILSAVACGIVVCVLVALLFTQAFTGINLGVAASWAFAAAMLLLLVSLILFLVEVRLAVRAIHVPIELLEFEEKGRNRPA; encoded by the coding sequence ATGTCGGCCGACGCGAGCGCGATTGCGCAGACGATCCAGCTGTCGGTCACGCCGGTGTTCCTGCTGGTGGCGACCGGCAGCCTGCTCAACGTCATCGCCGGGCGCCTGGCGCGCGTCGTCGATCGGTCGCGCAACCTGATGGAGCGCCTGCCGGGCACCGAAGGCAGCGAGCATGAACGGATCGTCGGCGAACTGCGCATCGCCGACCGGCGGATGGGGATCATCAACAATTCGATCCTGTCGGCGGTGGCGTGCGGCATCGTCGTGTGCGTGCTCGTCGCGCTATTGTTCACCCAGGCCTTCACCGGCATCAACCTGGGGGTTGCCGCGTCCTGGGCCTTTGCGGCGGCGATGCTGTTGCTGCTCGTCTCGCTGATCCTGTTCCTCGTCGAGGTGCGGCTGGCGGTGCGTGCGATCCACGTGCCGATCGAACTGCTCGAATTCGAGGAAAAGGGCCGGAACCGGCCAGCGTAA